A stretch of Besnoitia besnoiti strain Bb-Ger1 chromosome III, whole genome shotgun sequence DNA encodes these proteins:
- a CDS encoding putative transporter/permease protein (encoded by transcript BESB_049630): MGQAAGTFGGFLTRQHVIQAATVLLFLAAYCVQPLLVDIIKHNGGAHSSTFSILLPHYYSMIMVGTLPTKQKLSECDWRKGMLVSSLDIVNQLLKKAGLLYAGAAVYIVVDSSSMVWTAVWSVLLLRRKLELIQWIAISLITLGISLKACQLNFTFRDEEFFGVILILLASVLMGLTFVLNEKFMRGDKKIEGPNLVCMMGVCCAIPVTLWTIFWTLPRFTELVVEPILEKSGSYRTVGHCFFWLFVSGWMHSGTLWYLMTHFGAVSTGILKGLKVALVFLISHWLFCDIQPNQCLNVWTGTSALICVVGVVLYSFAPLALPAASKEPSGPLLASKAEVSSIVRLSE; encoded by the exons ATGGGACAGGCTGCGGGCACTTTTGGCGGGTTCCTGACGAGACAGCATGTGATCCAAGCTGCCACTGTCCTGCTCTTCCTGGCAGCATACTGCGTGCAGCCCCTCTTGGTAGACATCATCAAGCACAATGGAGGGGCTCACTCGAGCACATTCTCCATTCTGCTTCCGCATTACTATTCTATGATCATGGTCGGCACGTTGCCCACCAAGCAGAAGCTATC CGAATGCGATTGGCGAAAGGGCATGCTTGTGTCGTCACTCGACATTGTGAACCAACTGCTTAAGAAAG ctggcCTCCTCTACGCTGGAGCTGCGGTGTACATTGTGGTCGACAGTTCGTCAATGGTTTGGACTGCAGTCTGGTCTGTGCTACTTCTTCGCCGAAAACTGGAACTAATTCAGTGGATCGCG ATTTCGCTGATCACGCTGGGTATCTCTTTGAAGGCGTGCCAGCTGAACTTCACTTTCCGCGATGAGGAATTTTTCGGCGTCATCCTCATTCTGCTCGCGTCGGTCTTGATGGGCCTGACTTTCGTCCTGAACGAGAAGTTCATGCGCGGCGATAAAAAAATCGAAGGCCCGAACCTCGTGTGCATGATGGG GGTGTGCTGCGCTATCCCCGTCACGCTGTGGACCATCTTTTGGACTCTCCCGAGGTTCACCGAACTCGTCGTCGAGCCTATCCTTGAGAAATCCGGCTCTTACAGG ACAGTTGGTCACTGCTTTTTCTGGCTGTTCGTCTCCGGCTGGATGCATTCCGGCACCCTGTGGTACCTTATGACTCACTTCGGAGCCGTCTCGACAGGAATTCTCAAG GGACTGAAGGTCGCCCTGGTATTTCTGATATCCCACTGGCTCTTCTGTGACATCCAGCCAAATCAGTGCCTCAACGTGTGGACGGGGACTTCCGCCCTAATC TGTGTTGTCGGCGTCGTGCTCTACTCGTTTGCGCCGCTAGCGCTCCCTGCCGCGTCCAAGGAGCCTTCAGGGCCTCTGCTCGCCTCGAAAGCCGAGGTTTCGTCTATAGTACGTCTTTCGGAGTAG
- a CDS encoding isocitrate dehydrogenase (encoded by transcript BESB_049640): protein MSGFNRIKVEHPVVEMDGDEMARVIWALIKEKLILPYLDIPLMYYDLSIEHRDKTDDQVTVDAALAIKRHGVGVKCATITPDEQRVKEFNLKKMWKSPNATIRNTLDGTIFRAPILISNIPRLVPSWTKPIIIGRHAHADQYKAVDFTVDKPGRFVMTFVPADGAEPQVHEVYEFKGGGVGVGMYNTDASITGFAHSCFQYAIDQKMPLYLSTKNTVLKKYDGRFKDIFQTIYDKEYRQKFEQAGLWYEHRLIDDMVAQAIKSSGGFVWACKNYDGDVQSDVVAQGYGSLGLMTSVLVSPDGKTIEAEAAHGTVTRHYRQHQKGLKTSTNPIASIYAWTRCLLHRAKLDNNEKLAEFAKALEEACVETVEAGFMTKDLALAVKGDGVTDKDYLCTEDFMDKLAHVAERKLLERKIITKA, encoded by the exons ATGTCAGGCTTCAACAGAATCAAGGTGGAGCACCCAGTGGTGGAGATGGACGGGGATGAAATGGCGCGGGTTATCTGGGCATTGATCAAGGAGAAG CTGATTCTGCCGTATCTCGATATTCCGCTGATGTACTACGACCTTAGCATTGAACACCGTGACAAGACCGATGACCAAGTCACTGTGgacgctgcgctcgcgaTCAAACGCCATGGTGTGGGTGTAAAGTGTGCGACAATTACGCCTGACGAACAGCGAGTAAAGG AGTTCAATCTCAAGAAAATGTGGAAGTCTCCAAATGCGACCATTCGTAACACATTGGACGGAACAATCTTTCGTGCGCCGATTCTGATTAGCAAC ATCCCTCGCCTAGTCCCCTCGTGGACGAAGCCCATCATCATCGGCCGTCATGCTCACGCCGATCAATATAAAGCTGTCGACTTCACCGTGGACAAGCCGGGTCGCTTTGTGATGACCTTCGTACCTGCTGATGG agCAGAGCCGCAGGTGCACGAAGTATACGAGTTcaagggcggcggcgttggCGTCGGGATGTACAATACTGACGCCAGCATCACAGGATTTGCCCATTCCTGCTTTCAGTATGCAATCGACCAGAAAATGCCTCTCTACTTAAGCACGAAGAACACCGTTCTTAAGAAATATGACGGCCGGTTCAAGGACATATTCCAGACCATATACGACAAAGAGTACAGGCAGAAGTTTGAACAAGCGGGATTATG GTACGAACACCGCTTGATCGACGACATGGTCGCTCAGGCGATCAAGAGCTCCGGCGGGTTTGTCTGGGCATGCAAAAACTACGATGGCGACGTTCAGTCAGACGTCGTTGCCCAAGGCTATGGCAGCCTCGGCTTGATGACGAGCGTCCTCGTCAGCCCGGACGGCAAGACAatcgaggcagaggcagcgcatGGCACTGTCACTCGGCACTACCGACAACATCAGAAGGGTCTTAAGACATCAACAAATCCCATAGCTTCTATTTATGCTTGGACCAGATGTCTTCTTCATCGGGCAAAACTCGACAACAACGAGAAACTAGCGGAGTTTGCGAAGGCTTTGGAAGAGGCGTGCGTCGAAACAGTGGAGGCAGGCTTCATGACGAAGGATTTGGCCCTGGCAGTAAAAGGTGACGGAGTAACAGACAAGGACTACTTGTGCACCGAAGATTTCATGGACAAGCTCGCACACGTGGCTGAGCGCAAGCTCCTCGAGCGGAAAATTATTACGAAGGCATAG
- a CDS encoding cpw-wpc domain-containing protein (encoded by transcript BESB_049650) yields the protein MKWVCAVTFVLSVAQATALHWPGSGQQPLSFSFPTPEPGPAEHELIEPQKPRISTEATEAMKDTKANLAEEELETAADEATGKLQEALMVAEPPQGPGEEKETRVREKGGFLSNIMQKAAEAFSSSGLTQLYGGEQVRQFQKAVIRALEEVWEDFDKLMQEPAAECPRDYSLQCPETFRFDGATCVALEGYIGPCAKIQRDLPKLTEEQKAAWSTMCQASFPCLLNRGQCPRDFSSRCPIGWIDLGDGRNCQAPESYIGNCDRVLYFGEMTNSQKLEKMAACAVEWPCVGEWTRGATPIRVQLEKQEILPTYTAQPDGAVSDRGIVQTRLI from the exons ATGAAGTGGGTCTGTGCTGTCACATTTGTCCTAAGCGTCGCGCAAGCGACAGCATTGCACTGGCCAGGCAGCGGGCAGCAACCCCTGTCGTTCTCCTTCCCCACGCCAGAACCGGGCCCTGCAGAACACGAACTGATTGAGCCACAGAAACCACGGATCAGTACGGAGGCTACTGAGGCGATGAAGGACACGAAAGCTAACCTTGCTGAGGAGGAATTGGAAACAGCGGCGGACGAAGCGACAGGCAAGCTTCAGGAGGCTCTCATGGTCGCCGAACCGCCCCAGGGGCCcggagaggaaaaggagaCTAGAGTGCGAGAAAAGGGAGGCTTCCTGTCTAATATCATGCAGAAGGCTGCCGAggcgttttcctcttcaggCCTCACTCAGCTGTACG GAGGAGAACAAGTTCGTCAGTTTCAGAAAGCGGTTATCagggcgctggaggaggtATGGG AGGATTTCGATAAGCTCATGCAG GAGCCGGCAGCTGAATGTCCGAGGGATTATTCTCTGCAGTGCCCGGAAACCTTCCGCTTTGACGGAGCCACATGCGTCGCGCTGGAGGGGTACATAGGGCCATGCGCCAAAATACAGAGAGATTTGCCGAAGCTGACAGAAGAACAGAAGGCTGCCTGGTCCACTATGTGTCAGGCAAGCTTTCCGTGTTTGCTGA ACCGCGGCCAGTGCCCCCGGGACTTCTCTTCACGATGCCCAATCGGATGGATTGATCTGGGAGACGGAAGAAACTGCCAGGCACCGGAAAGCTACATCGGAAATT GTGACAGAGTTCTGTATTTCGGCGAGATGACCAATAGCCAGAAGCTCGAGAAGATGGCAGCGTGCGCAGTTGAATGGCCAT GCGTCGGTGAATGGACTCGAGGAGCAACG CCTATCCGCGTACAGCTTGAAAAGCAAGAGATTCTACCCACCTACACCGCTCAGCCAGACGGCGCTGTGAGCGATCGTGGCATTGTGCAAACTCGTCTTATATGA
- a CDS encoding zinc finger (CCCH type) motif-containing protein (encoded by transcript BESB_049660), with the protein MALPPTLDDENLYKFRTKICERYVKQGRCEFADKCQYSHDLRWTRRPPWKYNYCPELCHDLQFVKDGRGRTIAKSTCKQKRNCKFAHTKEEQVYHPKMYKTIMCNQFQNNAWCDRYYCPFAHTLSELRPADLFDKPSKVFGTYEDQDALCPDIYLPSDKPHPRLRARFLSIMDSVGPGNSHHSASNAESLGNSNRTRHPYTDFISSHTPQSVLSESNSPSKGVRGDEGTPRSRQAVPQVAKNQARAEKQDLQSLKHSGKNFSTPGQAIKRHEDRVQGHVDPSISHDCEISGSARKHGEPLLGSPPLKNTSHRVGPRDGNGLGLVQNGGSILGNPARQISQRSSQGTTGGGMQLPLSPRAYAGKQSGPAAQLNSAATEREDQTGGGCHSLLHAEKFPILPTSPLSTISDVTRSPTAATPYVISSVLHPHGVIGGSQTSVPQQRSQDGQKPCSAAENKLGIPPGFVPQTTIPGKDSYRPVVVPPARGVTQSGGKPMDHDGQNFRHEKMPPGNAQSMLSCLDRISARDEVSPQSGSGNGAPRQHASPGPITNSKTPEFFLSSKHGQSGALKQLAEDIFYWSEPIGQSRDDPSVLVYAGVLLGPNNQARETVAIKQVPVVVTNRVRDSFLELEQFVHVNDPLIVNTKRVYCVQNDDDEGMSMMLVMEKCEGCLSDMIALSDLGERCLQEPLPPQGMTEMLSHLLSGVLKIQQHGHSAHTRIHPGNIMLTENFELKVGDCAGKIRYLSIFDLLQAGVQGAKNARELVHWRTLAWYFVAFRPSLILNSPQEAAWLAPELIRSLIHMAQQISILIDQYEALPPDGRDGACFVMLANNMKWSPRFLQRADAWSTGATLFYIVSGGLHPYGDISDRSIITHILEDRKIHLERIRESPLLYDLIEGLLEANPEKRTSLSQALCHAAFWKMGETEHFLKEFQTAVEMNPESYMVLALSDPISWISSLASAASPLFSLLVSYLTSPSCLSLLISSLRVENSVSFLLFLALLSADARLPVQERRALVSSAILLHPSAFLKAVRLLLFPRIPQNPSDFVISRNSTYVKQYLGDRSTAPQQDRIRAPACCILPGTSPSQPVPEELKHAIRKQVPQSHTGLLGAPPQTSSCPSPPVPVTSYPAMLPALLAPLTFTEGSCGYSKGPVSSLPQAVECQRPPPPPPVPSHVLSNPLLQYAATSRCTGLTAPSSRPNNRLCDFPPDVHAAGEPPTQTCVSSKRLLPPMIPQVQALMRAARAMRPDDLARAQMRQTGDMAAAAPVKPSVEQCPPQRMETLDVCDRGVSDPFAVRAEGISCSVRRGTGPMVVNEQATDVQSPRGEPASFQRYRIRETISDSAIAGLDWRPTALRSRGQEGHEPALTEGNRIHHVLPEGTHNGKNRVWSTDASQGKMNLILTCPASLYQNCENQQAAQVKPVAGSVQAAGPAEHLTSTSEQLNEGECHERMTAWDRANSESHHDFQHILKNTAGSDTHPQEAFSCRLKRFDEVSSNEELQRTPEMEAPQMGLSSDSHLPKGDATAVALSSSPDGSSPSPNPCMVQ; encoded by the exons ATGGCGCTTCCGCCCACTCTTGACGACGAGAACTTGTACAAATTTCGGACAAAAATATGCGAGCGCTATGTAAAACAAGGCCGGTGCGAGTTCGCGGACAA GTGTCAGTATAGCCACGACTTAAGATGGactcggcgtcctccttgGAAATACAATTATTGTCCCGAGCTGTGTCACGATCTGCAATTTGTTAAAGATGGAAGAGGTCGAACCATTGCAAAGTCGACCTGCAAACAGAAACGCAACTGCAAGTTTGCGCATACAAAGGAGGAGCAGGTGTACCATCCGAAAATGTATAAAACG ATCATGTGCAATCAATTCCAGAACAACGCTTGGTGCGATCGGTACTATTGTCCCTTTGCTCACACGCTAAGCGAACTCCGACCGGCTGATTTATTTGACAAGCCGTCCAAGGTGTTCGGCACTTACGAGGATCAAGATGCTCTTTGCCCCGACATATACTTG CCTTCAGATAAGCCACACCCTCGCCTGAGGGCACGCTTCCTCTCTATCATGGACTCTGTCGGTCCGGGGAACTCGCACCACTCCGCATCAAACGCGGAATCACTAGGCAATTCAAACCGCACGAGGCATCCATACACCGACTTCATATCTTCACATACGCCCCAGTCCGTTCTTTCAGAGAGTAATTCTCCATCTAAAGGCGTGCGTGGCGACGAAGGTACCCCTCGTTCCAGGCAGGCAGTGCCCCAGGTGGCGAAGAACCAAGCACGAGCCGAGAAGCAAGATCTGCAGAGCCTCAAACATTCTGGAAAAAATTTTTCTACGCCTGGACAGGCGATCAAACGCCATGAAGACAGAGTTCAGGGACACGTGGATCCGAGCATCTCCCACGACTGTGAGATCTCTGGCTCTGCTCGGAAACACGGGGAGCCTCTCCTTGGGTCGCCCCCACTGAAAAACACAAGTCACCGAGTTGGGCCAAGAGACGGTAACGGCCTAGGACTTGTACAGAACGGAGGAAGCATTTTAGGGAATCCTGCAAGACAAATATCACAGAGGTCAAGTCAGGGAACCACCGGAGGCGGAATGCAGCTTCCGTTATCTCCACGCGCGTACGCAGGCAAACAATCGGGTCCCGCTGCTCAATTGAATAGCGCGGCGACTGAACGAGAAGACCAGACAGGTGGTGGCTGCCACAGCTTGCTACATGCAGAAAAATTTCCAATCCTCCCGACATCCCCTTTGAGCACGATTAGCGACGTTACCCGAAGCCCAACTGCAGCAACGCCGTACGTTATCTCATCAGTTCTTCATCCGCATGGGGTCATAGGGGGAAGCCAAACCTCAGTGCCACAACAAAGATCCCAAGACGGCCAGAAACCCTGCAGTGCAGCCGAGAACAAACTCGGCATTCCGCCTGGGTTCGTGCCACAAACTACCATTCCCGGAAAGGACAGCTACCGTCCCGTCGTcgtcccgccggcgcggggggtAACCCAGAGCGGAGGAAAACCTATGGATCATGACGGGCAAAACTTTAGGCACGAGAAGATGCCACCGGGTAATGCTCAAAGCATGCTGAGTTGTCTAGACCGGATTTCGGCCAGAGATGAAGTGTCTCCTCAATCAGGTAGTGGGAACGGAGCGCCCCGACAGCACGCGTCTCCCGGGCCAATAACAAACAGCAAAACACCAGAGTTCTTCTTATCAAGCAAGCATGGCCAGTCTGGTGCCCTTAAACAACTGGCAGAAGACATTTTCTACTGGAGTGAGCCTATTGGTCAAAGCAGGGACGACCCTAGTGTCTTGGTGTACGCCGGAGTCCTTCTCGGTCCAAATAAccaggcgcgggagacggtCGCAATCAAACAAGTTCCGGTTGTCGTTACTAACCGCGTTCGGGATTCATTTCTGGAGTTGGAGCAGTTTGTGCACGTCAACGATCCACTCATTGTCAATACCAAGCGGGTATACTGCGTGCAGAACGACGATGACGAGGGCATGTCCATGATGCTTGTCATGGAAAAATGTGAGGGCTGCCTATCCGACATGATAGCGCTAAGCGATCTAGGTGAACGTTGCCTTCAAGAGCCACTTCCTCCCCAGGGAATGACTGAAATGCTTTCCCACCTTTTGTCAGGCGTCTTGAAGATCCAGCAGCACGGGCATTCTGCGCATACGCGCATTCACCCGGGTAACATTATGCTGACTGAGAACTTCGAACTTAAAGTTGGAGACTGCGCTGGGAAAATCCGGTACCTTAGCATCTTTGACCTGCTTCAGGCGGGCGTCCAGGGGGCGAAGAACGCGAGGGAGCTCGTGCACTGG CGTACGCTTGCTTGGTATTTTGTTGCGTTCCGCCCTTCGCTGATTCTCAACTCCCCGCAAGAAGCCGCGTGGCTTGCGCCTGAGCTCATCCGATCGCTCATACATATGGCACAACAAATCAGTATTCTAATTGATCAATAtgaggcgctgcctccggATGGTCGCGACGGTGCTTGCTTTGTCATGCTAGCGAATAACATGAAGTGGTCTCCCCGTTTCCTGCAGAGAGCGGACGCGTGGTCCACAG gcgctaCTCTATTTTACATTGTCAGCGGTGGCCTGCATCCATACGGCGACATCAGCGACAGGTCAATAATAACACACATTCTCGAGGACAGGAAGATCCATCTCGAAAGG ATACGCGAGTCTCCTCTGCTGTACGACCTGATCGAAGGGCTTCTGGAGGCAAACCCCGAAAAAAGGACAAGCCTTTCGCAAGCACTTTGCCATGCGGCATTCTGGAAGATGGGGGAAACTGAACACTTCCTGAAGGAATTCCAAACAGCAGTTGAA ATGAACCCGGAATCATACATGGTGCTCGCTCTGTCGGACCCCATCTCTTGGATATCGTCGttggcctccgccgcctctccgctgttCTCTTTGCTGGTATCTTATCTCACATCTCCATCGTGCCTCAGTCTTCTCATTTCATCCCTCCGCGTTGAGAACAGTGTATCCTTCTTGTTGTTTTTGGCCCTGCTATCCGCTGATGCGCGCCTGCCTGTGCAAGAACGCCGAGCTCTAGTCTCTTCTGCAATCTTGCTTCATCCATCGGCGTTCCTCAAAGCTGTCAGACTCCTGTTGTTTCCTCGAATCCCCCAAAATCCATCAGATTTCGTGATATCCCGAAATTCAACGTACGTCAAGCAGTACCTCGGGGACAGGAGCACAGCACCACAACAGGACAGAATCCGGGCACCGGCCTGTTGTATCCTACCTGGAACATCGCCCTCTCAGCCCGTGCCTGAGGAGTTGAAGCACGCAATAAGAAAACAGGTTCCGCAGAGCCACACGGGACTGCTCGGGGCACCCCCGCAAACTTCGTCCTGCCCCTCTCCACCTGTGCCTGTCACAAGTTACCCCGCCATGCTGCCGGCTTTGCTGGCGCCGCTCACATTTACAGAAGGGTCTTGTGGGTACTCGAAGGGCCCAGTGTCCAGTCTTCCTCAGGCTGTCGAATGCCAAAGGCCTCCACCTCCACCTCCTGTTCCCTCACACGTACTGTCCAATCCTCTATTGCAGTACGCGGCAACTTCACGGTGCACGGGGCTCACCGCTCCCTCGAGTCGGCCCAACAATCGTTTGTGTGATTTTCCACCAGACGTCCATGCAGCGGGCGAGCCTCCAACACAGACATGTGTTTCGTCAAAAAGGCTGCTGCCCCCTATGATTCCCCAAGTGCAGGCTTTAATgagagcagcgagagcaATGCGTCCGGATGACCTCGCTAGAGCGCAAATGAGACAAACCGGTGAcatggcggctgcggcgcccgtcaAGCCTAGCGTCGAGCAGTGCCCGCCACAGCGGATGGAGACGCTGGATGTCTGTGACAGAGGTGTCAGTGATCCGTTTGCAGTCAGAGCAGAGGGCATATCGTGTTCAGTAAGGCGCGGTACTGGGCCCATGGTGGTGAACGAGCAGGCTACTGACGTGCAATCGCCGCGGGGTGAGCCAGCTTCTTTTCAGAGGTACCGCATTCGCGAAACGATATCGGATTCTGCTATCGCCGGCCTCGACTGGCGACCGACTGCTCTGAGAAGTAGAGGACAGGAGGGGCATGAGCCAGCCCTGACTGAGGGAAACAGAATACACCACGTGTTGCCGGAAGGCACCCACAATGGCAAGAACCGTGTGTGGTCAACAGATGCTTCGCAGGGCAAAATGAACCTGATCTTAACGTGTCCGGCATCTTTGTATCAAAACTGCGAGAATCAACAGGCTGCCCAAGTGAAACCAGTTGCTGGCAGTGTGCAGGCTGCTGGCCCCGCTGAGCACCTTACCAGTACGTCAGAACAACTCAACGAAGGGGAGTGCCATGAGCGGATGACGGCGTGGGATAGAGCAAATTCTGAATCACATCACGACTTCCAACATATTCTCAAAAACACAGCGGGCAGCGATACGCACCCGCAAGAAGCCTTCTCTTGCCGCTTGAAGCGCTTCGATGAAGTGTCGAGCAACGAAGAGTTGCAGAGGACCCCTGAGATGGAGGCTCCGCAGATGGGACTCTCTAGCGACTCTCACTTACCGAAGGGAGACGCGACAGCGGTCGCGCTTTCCTCATCACCAGATGGGTCTTCACCCAGTCCGAATCCATGCATGGTTCAGTAA
- a CDS encoding putative integral membrane protein (encoded by transcript BESB_049670), protein MPPSVTGFTAGPNVIPEGRAMVNCRDLHKARDAYQLRDIEATRAAHSLDLYRELADDHKENHTNTSSDYVKAVVFGGLDGIVTIFAIVAGCVGANLSCSQVLMVGLGNLLADAISMGFGEYVSAAAEKDFVESEKQREEWEVENCPEEEKREMVEIYTEKYGFSRADAQSMVDITFKYKKFFVQHMMVEELGLMYGYEEPTPIKRGLVMFTAFCFFGLLPLAGFIGWVAAFGLSADADMAFVMACVVSILTLFVLGFSKGKFVGQSPTKSGFLMAMNGSCAGAVAYGVGSILQVRGRTFPFHGGEEDATTLYVEADCLSF, encoded by the exons ATGCCCCCTTCCGTGACCGGATTTACCGCGGGACCGAATGTCATCCCAGAAGGCCGAGCCATGGTGAACTGCAGAGACTTGCACAAGGCGCGTGACGCCTATCAGTTGAGAGATATCGAGGCAACACG AGCGGCGCATAGCTTGGATCTGTACCGTGAGCTGGCAGACGACCACAAAGAGAATCACACAAACACATCATCAGACTACGTGAAAGCCGTCGTCTTCGGTGGTCTCGATG GCATCGTCACCATTTTCGCGATTGTCGCCGGGTGCGTCGGAGCCAATCTAAGCTGTTCTCAGGTCCTCATGGTTGGCCTCGGAAATCTTCTTGCCGACGCCATTTCTATGGGATTCGGGGAATATGTCAGTGCCGCAGCTGAAAAGGATTTCGTCGAGTCCGAGAAGCAAAGGGAGGAATG GGAAGTGGAGAATTGCCcggaggaagagaaacgaGAAATGGTGGAGATTTATACGGAGAAATACGGCTTCTCAAGAGCGGACGCCCAGTCTATGGTCGACATAACATTCAAGTATAAAAAGTTCTTCGTGCAGCACATGATGGTGGAGGAGCTGGGCCTCATGTATGGGTACGAGGAACCTACACCGATCAAGCGAG GTTTGGTCATGTTCaccgccttctgcttctttgGGCTTCTTCCCTTGGCGGGATTTATCGGCTGGGTTGCCGCGTTCGGACTGAGCGCTGACGCGGATATGGCCTTCGTTATGGCATGCGTGGTGTCCATCCTAACTCTGTTCGTACTCGGGTTTTCGAAG GGAAAATTCGTGGGTCAAAGTCCAACAAAATCAGGATTTCTGATGGCAATGaacggcagctgcgctggTGCAGTTGCCTACGGGGTCGGCAGTATCTTGCAGGTACGGGGAAGGACATTTCCTTTTCatggaggagaggaggatgCGACGACACTCTACGTGGAAGCCGATTGTCTCTCGTTTTGA